In a single window of the Pandoraea pulmonicola genome:
- a CDS encoding TetR/AcrR family transcriptional regulator, with protein sequence MTTESTKPAKSVPAGSGEPAAGTARRRSAAARAGKTGRHVTPAPVAQQYLLNAAVELFHTEGVRTVGVDAVVKRAGVNKMCLYRQFASKDELILAYLDHMQTSSLARIDESIAKRVGDPRAQMLQIFVDLAERASKPGYRGCPFVNVAAEFPDPGHPARRAVVSYKAEVVQRFTTLATAAGLKNPAPLVDALSLILDGGYAASQTFGPGSPPLRIMPAVVRQIIDAGLAGKLSA encoded by the coding sequence ATGACGACAGAATCGACAAAGCCGGCGAAGTCGGTGCCAGCGGGATCGGGCGAGCCGGCTGCCGGGACGGCGCGCCGTCGCAGCGCAGCCGCGCGCGCGGGCAAGACCGGACGCCACGTGACCCCCGCACCGGTCGCGCAACAGTACCTGCTCAATGCCGCGGTGGAGTTGTTCCACACGGAAGGCGTGCGCACCGTTGGCGTGGATGCCGTCGTCAAGCGCGCGGGCGTGAACAAGATGTGCCTGTATCGGCAGTTCGCGTCGAAGGACGAACTGATTCTCGCGTATCTCGACCATATGCAGACGTCGAGCCTCGCGCGTATCGACGAGAGCATTGCGAAGCGCGTCGGCGATCCGCGCGCGCAGATGCTGCAGATTTTCGTGGATCTCGCGGAACGCGCGAGCAAGCCCGGCTATCGCGGCTGCCCGTTCGTGAATGTGGCGGCCGAGTTTCCGGACCCCGGGCATCCCGCGCGCAGGGCGGTGGTGAGCTACAAGGCGGAAGTGGTGCAGCGCTTTACGACGCTCGCGACGGCAGCCGGACTGAAGAACCCCGCGCCGCTGGTCGATGCGCTGTCGTTGATTCTTGACGGTGGTTATGCCGCGAGCCAGACCTTCGGGCCGGGCTCGCCGCCGCTGCGGATCATGCCGGCGGTCGTGCGTCAGATCATCGACGCGGGACTCGCCGGCAAACTCAGCGCGTGA
- a CDS encoding alkene reductase, which yields MTDSQQTSFSALDTDLFSPYRLGPLELSNRIVMAPLTRSRAGVGDVPGPMVAEYYAQRASAGLIISEATNISQQGKGYAFTPGIYTDAQVAGWKQVTDALHAKGGKIFCQLWHVGRISHPSLQPGGALPVAPSAIQPAGKAFTEHGFEPHPTPRALETSEIPGIIEQYRHAAECAKRAGFDGVEIHAANGYLLDQFMRDKTNHRTDQYGGSIENRVRLTLEVTQAVVDVWGADRVGIRLSPVSPANDCGDSHPEPVFTYAVEQLNRFGLVYLHVVEGATGGPREVENGFDLQKLHRIFKGTYMANNGYDLALAIKARKENLADLIAFGKPFIANPDLVERLKRGGPYNSLDRDTLYGGDARGYVDYPTLDESAA from the coding sequence ATGACGGACTCGCAACAAACCTCTTTTTCCGCACTGGATACGGATCTGTTTTCGCCGTACCGGCTCGGCCCGCTCGAACTGAGCAATCGCATCGTGATGGCGCCGCTCACGCGCAGCCGCGCCGGCGTCGGTGACGTGCCCGGCCCGATGGTCGCCGAGTACTACGCACAGCGCGCATCGGCCGGTCTCATCATCAGCGAAGCCACCAACATTTCGCAGCAAGGCAAGGGTTACGCCTTCACGCCGGGCATCTACACCGACGCGCAAGTCGCCGGCTGGAAGCAGGTCACCGACGCCCTGCACGCCAAGGGCGGCAAGATCTTCTGCCAGCTCTGGCACGTGGGACGCATCTCGCACCCGTCACTCCAGCCCGGCGGCGCGCTGCCGGTCGCCCCGTCGGCGATTCAGCCAGCAGGCAAGGCATTCACCGAGCACGGCTTCGAGCCGCATCCGACGCCGCGCGCGCTGGAGACATCCGAGATCCCGGGCATCATCGAACAGTATCGTCATGCGGCCGAATGCGCGAAGCGGGCGGGCTTCGACGGCGTGGAGATTCACGCCGCCAACGGCTATCTGCTCGACCAGTTCATGCGCGACAAGACGAACCACCGGACCGATCAATACGGCGGCAGCATCGAAAACCGCGTGCGCCTGACGCTGGAAGTCACGCAGGCGGTGGTTGACGTGTGGGGCGCGGATCGGGTGGGCATTCGCCTCTCGCCGGTGAGCCCGGCCAACGATTGCGGTGACAGCCATCCTGAACCGGTATTCACGTACGCCGTCGAGCAACTGAACCGGTTCGGCCTCGTGTATCTGCACGTGGTCGAAGGCGCGACGGGCGGGCCGCGTGAAGTGGAGAACGGCTTCGATCTGCAGAAGCTGCATCGAATCTTCAAAGGCACGTACATGGCCAACAATGGCTACGACCTCGCGCTCGCGATCAAGGCGCGCAAGGAAAACCTCGCGGATCTGATCGCGTTCGGCAAACCGTTCATCGCCAATCCGGATCTGGTGGAACGCCTCAAGCGCGGCGGCCCGTACAATTCACTGGATCGCGACACGCTCTACGGCGGCGATGCGCGCGGCTACGTCGACTATCCGACGCTGGACGAATCGGCTGCGTAA
- a CDS encoding MFS transporter — protein sequence MKAALARRIDGRFHYGWIVVGVIFLVLLASAGIRATPSVMMVPLEHDFGWSRATISLAISVNLALYGLTGPFAAAAMQRFGIRPTVMVALLLLASGTALSSLMVAPWQMVLIWGVMVGGGTGVAAVTLAATVANRWFHTHRGLAMGILTASSATGQMVFLPMMAAITERYGWRPVVLIVALVAAIALPLVALLVPERPGSVGLRPVGAPEDAPDVPLAQGNPLAHALSVLRMAAGKRDFWLLFFSFFICGASTNGYIGTHFIAMCGDYGISEVKGAGILAAMGMLDLVGTTLSGWLSDRYNSRVLLFWYYGLRGLSLIYLPYAFGFDFFGLPLFALFYGLDWIATVPPTVRLTTDVFGKTMAPIVFGWIVAGHQLGAATAALVAGSLRATLGNYTMASMLSGGVCIVGAFMVLRIARRVPTNAVPANA from the coding sequence ATGAAGGCAGCTCTCGCAAGGCGCATTGACGGCCGCTTCCACTATGGGTGGATCGTGGTCGGCGTGATTTTCCTCGTCCTGCTCGCGTCGGCGGGCATCCGCGCGACGCCGAGCGTGATGATGGTGCCGCTCGAGCACGACTTCGGCTGGAGCCGTGCCACGATCTCGCTCGCCATCTCGGTGAACCTGGCGCTCTATGGCCTGACGGGGCCCTTCGCCGCCGCCGCGATGCAACGTTTCGGCATCCGCCCGACGGTCATGGTGGCGCTGCTGCTGCTCGCTTCCGGCACGGCGTTGTCGTCGCTGATGGTCGCTCCCTGGCAGATGGTACTGATCTGGGGCGTGATGGTCGGCGGTGGCACCGGTGTTGCCGCGGTCACGCTCGCGGCAACGGTGGCCAATCGCTGGTTCCACACGCATCGCGGCCTCGCAATGGGCATTCTCACGGCGAGTTCCGCCACCGGTCAGATGGTCTTCCTGCCAATGATGGCGGCGATCACCGAGCGGTACGGCTGGCGTCCGGTGGTGCTGATCGTGGCGCTGGTCGCGGCGATCGCGCTGCCGCTCGTCGCGCTTCTCGTACCCGAGCGGCCAGGCTCCGTCGGGCTGCGTCCGGTCGGCGCGCCGGAGGATGCCCCCGACGTGCCGCTCGCCCAGGGCAACCCGCTCGCTCACGCACTCTCGGTGCTGCGCATGGCAGCCGGCAAGCGCGACTTCTGGCTGCTCTTCTTCAGCTTCTTCATCTGCGGCGCCAGCACCAACGGTTACATCGGCACGCACTTCATCGCCATGTGCGGCGACTACGGCATCTCCGAAGTGAAGGGCGCCGGCATTCTCGCCGCCATGGGCATGCTCGACCTCGTGGGCACCACGCTCTCGGGCTGGCTCTCGGACCGCTACAACAGCCGCGTGCTGCTGTTCTGGTACTACGGTTTGCGTGGCCTGTCGTTGATCTACCTGCCCTACGCTTTCGGGTTCGACTTCTTCGGCCTGCCGCTCTTCGCACTGTTCTATGGCCTCGACTGGATCGCCACGGTACCGCCGACGGTGCGTCTGACGACCGACGTGTTCGGCAAGACGATGGCGCCGATCGTGTTCGGCTGGATCGTCGCCGGTCACCAGCTCGGCGCGGCCACGGCTGCCCTTGTCGCCGGCTCGCTGCGCGCCACGCTCGGCAACTACACGATGGCCTCGATGCTCTCCGGCGGCGTGTGCATCGTCGGTGCGTTCATGGTGCTGCGCATTGCGCGTCGCGTGCCGACCAACGCCGTTCCGGCCAACGCCTGA
- a CDS encoding methyl-accepting chemotaxis protein — translation MQRLSLKAKLWAAVALMWVSLLAMAVWGAWAQRDTMLAERRAGLTHVVESGLSLAKYYAGRAERGEISVPEAQKLAREHIGAIRYDGDNYFGILNSQRVIVLNSVNPKLEGKDMSQFRDPSGKLMFSDIVAAARTDDPFVTYLWPKPGSDKPVEKISRVGAYSPWDWYLTTGVYVDDINAAFVGALLRWGAMLTVIGLAVSGVMLLIIRNVQQSLGGEPEYAADIATRIADGDLLTQVRLRAGDSGSLLFAMQRMQANLQQMIGRIRGGTSAITLAAREIAEGNTDLSSRTEQQAAALEETASSMEELTSTVRQNADNARQASQLAENASAIAVRGGQVVDQVVATMEGISHSSSKVVDIIAVIDGIAFQTNILALNAAVEAARAGEQGRGFAVVAGEVRTLAQRSAAAAKEIKELIEASNGRVQDGSVLVAQAGQTMHDVVQAVRRVTDIMGEISAASEEQSRGIEQVGRAITQMDEVTQQNAALVEQAAAAAASMEDQAHLLDQAVAAFRMATEHSQVDAPQRAVTSAAVARQRLAA, via the coding sequence ATGCAACGATTGAGTTTGAAAGCGAAGTTGTGGGCCGCGGTCGCGTTGATGTGGGTGAGCTTGCTGGCCATGGCGGTCTGGGGCGCGTGGGCGCAGCGCGACACCATGCTCGCCGAACGCCGCGCCGGTCTCACGCACGTGGTCGAATCCGGCCTGAGCCTGGCGAAGTACTATGCCGGACGCGCCGAGCGCGGCGAGATCAGCGTGCCCGAGGCGCAAAAGCTGGCGCGTGAGCACATCGGCGCGATTCGCTACGACGGCGACAATTATTTCGGTATCTTGAACTCGCAGCGCGTGATTGTCCTGAACTCGGTCAATCCCAAGCTCGAAGGCAAGGACATGAGCCAGTTCCGCGATCCGTCGGGCAAGCTCATGTTTTCGGACATCGTCGCGGCGGCGCGCACCGACGATCCGTTCGTCACCTACCTCTGGCCCAAACCCGGCTCGGACAAGCCCGTCGAGAAAATCAGCCGCGTGGGGGCGTATTCGCCTTGGGACTGGTATCTCACGACGGGCGTCTATGTCGACGATATCAACGCGGCGTTCGTCGGAGCGCTGCTTCGTTGGGGTGCGATGCTGACCGTGATCGGTCTGGCCGTCTCCGGCGTGATGCTGCTCATCATCCGCAACGTCCAGCAGAGTCTCGGCGGCGAGCCCGAATACGCCGCCGACATCGCCACGCGCATTGCCGACGGCGATCTGCTCACCCAGGTGCGTCTACGCGCCGGCGACAGCGGCAGCCTGCTTTTCGCGATGCAGCGCATGCAGGCCAATCTCCAGCAGATGATCGGACGCATCCGCGGCGGCACCAGCGCGATTACGCTGGCGGCGCGCGAAATCGCCGAAGGCAATACCGATCTGTCCTCCCGCACCGAGCAGCAGGCGGCGGCGCTCGAGGAGACGGCGTCATCGATGGAAGAGCTCACCTCGACCGTGCGTCAGAACGCCGACAACGCGCGCCAGGCAAGTCAGCTCGCGGAGAATGCTTCGGCCATCGCGGTGCGTGGCGGCCAGGTCGTGGATCAGGTCGTCGCCACGATGGAAGGCATTTCGCACAGCTCGAGCAAGGTCGTCGACATCATCGCCGTCATCGACGGCATCGCCTTCCAGACGAACATCCTCGCCCTGAACGCCGCCGTGGAAGCCGCGCGAGCGGGCGAGCAGGGACGCGGGTTCGCGGTGGTCGCCGGCGAAGTCCGCACGCTCGCGCAACGCAGCGCGGCGGCGGCCAAGGAAATCAAGGAATTGATCGAGGCATCGAACGGGCGTGTGCAGGACGGTTCGGTGCTCGTCGCCCAGGCGGGACAGACGATGCACGACGTCGTGCAGGCGGTGCGGCGCGTAACCGACATCATGGGCGAGATATCCGCCGCGTCCGAAGAACAGAGTCGCGGCATCGAGCAAGTCGGCCGCGCGATCACGCAAATGGACGAGGTCACCCAGCAGAACGCCGCCCTCGTCGAACAGGCCGCTGCTGCCGCGGCATCGATGGAAGATCAGGCGCACCTGCTGGATCAAGCGGTTGCGGCATTCCGCATGGCGACGGAGCATTCGCAAGTCGATGCGCCGCAGCGCGCCGTCACCTCCGCCGCCGTGGCCCGTCAGCGCCTGGCGGCTTGA